Proteins from a single region of Dyadobacter fanqingshengii:
- a CDS encoding alkaline phosphatase — protein MLLRISFLLSFAAFSTICFGQKDRPKGIEHVIVIGVDGLSPDGINKGKSPVLHDMIANGSVKWNVRTVLTSASSQNWASMIMGAGPEQHGIINNDWEIDKHTLPPIVQEKDGRFPTIFSIFHKANPKAEIGVVYHWDGFGRLFQKDAVNHDKRFGTEDSTATDFVNYIKTKKPALGFVHFDHVDHAGHHGGHGSAEYYQSVAKADSLIGKILSGLKDAGIMDKTLVIIWADHGGINKGHGGATPQEAEIAGIFYGKDVKKGYKIEQEVYTYDLASTIAFVLGIQQPYAWIGRPVKPAFEGLKEPENLWKGEK, from the coding sequence ATGTTGCTCAGAATTTCGTTTCTCTTATCATTTGCAGCGTTTTCCACAATTTGTTTTGGCCAAAAAGACAGGCCTAAAGGCATTGAGCATGTGATTGTTATCGGTGTGGATGGGCTTAGTCCGGACGGGATTAACAAAGGAAAATCGCCCGTGTTGCACGATATGATCGCCAACGGCAGCGTTAAATGGAATGTGCGCACGGTGCTCACTTCCGCCAGCAGCCAGAACTGGGCTTCCATGATCATGGGCGCGGGACCTGAGCAACATGGCATTATCAACAATGACTGGGAAATTGACAAGCACACTTTGCCGCCGATCGTGCAGGAAAAGGACGGGCGCTTTCCCACAATTTTCAGTATATTTCATAAAGCGAATCCCAAGGCGGAAATTGGCGTAGTGTACCATTGGGATGGATTTGGAAGGCTATTCCAAAAAGACGCAGTGAATCACGACAAGCGTTTTGGCACTGAGGATTCCACTGCCACTGATTTTGTCAATTATATCAAAACCAAAAAACCTGCACTGGGTTTTGTACATTTTGATCACGTAGACCACGCCGGCCATCACGGCGGCCACGGCTCAGCAGAATATTATCAGTCCGTCGCCAAAGCCGATTCGCTGATCGGAAAAATACTTTCCGGTCTGAAAGATGCCGGGATTATGGACAAAACATTGGTGATCATCTGGGCGGACCATGGCGGCATTAATAAAGGCCATGGCGGCGCAACGCCCCAGGAAGCCGAAATTGCCGGGATTTTTTATGGTAAGGATGTTAAAAAAGGATATAAGATCGAGCAGGAAGTTTATACTTACGACCTCGCTTCCACCATTGCATTTGTGCTTGGCATTCAGCAACCCTATGCCTGGATCGGTCGTCCTGTGAAACCTGCATTTGAAGGCCTTAAAGAGCCGGAAAATCTTTGGAAAGGCGAGAAATAG